The DNA sequence ACGTGAAGAAATCAGCTTTTCGACTTAGAGCAGGGCAAGGCCCCAGAGGTTGGAACTCTGACCCAAAAGGAAAGCGGATGGTTTTCATGTCTGAGTGGCTGTGGGACCGTTTAGGGGTTTGCTCTTGAACCCTGTACTCAAAGGCATCTTCCAGAGTTCTGTCATCATCTTCCACAGCCATGTTGGGGCTATCCCCACTGCTAGTCCTGGCTAGGGCTTCTTCCAGTTCCTGGAAGTCATGCTGAAAGGTCTCCCTTCTGGCATCGTGAGGGCTTCTTTTGGCTACCTTCCCTAAAACGGTCATGGCAGGAGAGCGCCTGGGCACCTGGGGTGGCTGGTCCACATAAAAAAAGACTTGTGGAGGTGTGATGTCAACCTGCTGGCTAACAGTGGGAATATAAGGTAGATCTGTGTAGGTTAGCTGCTGCCTTGGGGGACCAACCCCTCTTGTGTTCCCAGATGTGCTTGTGTTACCTTCAGCCAACCTGGAGCTTGTCTGGAAGGAGTTGAGAGGGCTCTTCTGCCTGTAGAAATCATCAGGCTCAGGGTCAGTGCTGAAGTCAGGTTTGGTGTAAATGAAAGGGAAAATCGAGCTGCTTTGGGACTGGTGCAAAAACGTTGGGTCAGCTTCTGGTTTGGAGCGCTCATACTCAGCTGCGAATGTCAGCTCCACGGTGGAATTCCTCCTCCTGCTGTCAAGCATGGGCTCTGATGCATGCACTCCATTCACACTGCGGCCATACACGAGATGCAGATCTTCAACCTTGGGGGGGAAAGACACGCAGCTTAGAGTGGAGCAAAGTTTGCAGAGTGATAGGGAATTCACAAAAGCACAGCTGCAGGGAGTCTCAGCAGCCCAGATTTTGTTAGTACATTGAATCATTTATACAGAAAAGATAAAAACCAAGTGACAGCCCAGCCTGGGAATGTGAAATGTCCATGGCCAGCTGCagttctctgtcttctctctcccgCTGGCTGCCTAGTTCTGTCACCAACTTACTACATGACCTTGAGTGATTCACAttccctctctaagcctcagttttctttttcttctttcttttttttttttttaatcagattgaccaaaggtttatcaattttattagttttttcataaaaccaactattggttttatttattaattcaatagttttcttaatttcaattttattaatctctcctttggttttcagtatttctaatttggtatttacttggggattttcaatttgttctttttctagctttttcaactgcaagcctaagtcattgatctcctctttctctattttatttatgtaagcattcagagatataaaacttcccctaataactgcttttgccgtatcccataagttttggtatgttgtctcactattgtcattctctcgaatgaaattgttgattgtttctatgatttcttctttaacccaacccttctttagaattagattatttagtttccaattgatttttggtttctctttccatgtaagcctcagttttctcatctgccttGCAAGTAAGGGGGTAGAGAGCAAATTAAACTAGattatctccaaggtctctttcaactctcaaACTCTGTGTGCAGAACTGCCTCTGATTTACATGAAGATGTATGAGTTTATGGACCACATAATGAATGAATATGGACTGCTAaatcttgggggtggggagaggaggataaTAAATGTCACTAAACTCAACTTGAAGCAAATCCTTGTGTATCAAGGGAACAGCAACTGTCTTCTCTGAAACTGAGTTTCAAAGCCATAAAACAAAAATGCTTCAAGACCTTTTATTCCTGATAGACATTCTGCAAGGAAATAGTCAACCTTTAACTAGAGACAGTTACTTTGTGCATTTTTGGAGGAGTGAACCTACCCTGGCCACCCATCTATTTGCTGGTTCTTCACCTGCCCAAATGGCACTGGTCCTTTCCTAAATGTCCCCTTGGCTTGCAAGAGCTAAATATGCCATTACAGATGTCTATGCTTGCTCCATTGAAGAGCCTTGAGGGAAGCTGGCAGTTTCCATGAACTGTGGAAATGGTAGCATGGGACAAACTGCAGTGTGCTAAATGAATCAACTTTACCTGCTTGGCCACATCAGAGAGGAGGTCCGGGGACGACCTACACTGTCGTTCATGGTACTGAGGCAGGTAATGTTTCCTGAAATCCCCAAACAGAAGAGTCATGGGCTTGTGACCACAAAAGTGCAGAGAAACCTAAAGTCAGCTCAGATACTAAATCCCTACCTTTCAAAGGGTAAGCTCTTCAGCCTGCCTTTTTTCCCATATTCCAAAAGTTGCCTTTGGGTTCTTCCACTAATAAAATGAAGACAGATTTGTGttgagtaaaaaaaatttttcttcattattatcTTAGTTTTAAATACAGTAAACTTTTAAGCATTAGGACCTACATACTCACTGTTCCTATTGAAGGaaaaatatatccatatatgaGTAAATATATGGGAGGAAAGGCTGGGTATCCTCTGGTATTCTGAGAttggaggcagaggtaaggagggatcAAATTCCAGAGTATGGGAAcaagcatggaggtgggaaatggaatgtctcACAAGAAACAGCAAACCAATAGAGCTAGAAGGTACTTGAGGCTAAGACTAAGTTGCAAAAAAGATACTGGCCTGCTCTGGTAGAGGAAATTCCCATAACAGTGACATTACAGGTGAAGTGCCTAGCTCTAATTAAAAGCTTGGAATcattaaaaaattgttaaattatTCTATTGGTTCAGAGTACATGGGATCACATCCCTAAAATGTTTGAAAGGAAAACCATTTTAAGTAGACACTGAAAGAACCTGATATAAGGTAGGTCACCTAAGAGTGGATAAGTGGGCCACAGGACATGGggaaaatgctgaataaatgtgGCAATATGTTTGTAGAAAGAGCATTTCATctgagaggacctgggtttaaatcagAGCTCAGCCTATGTCATCTTGGGCAAAGTGCTTCCTTTCACccaaaatgaggaagctggaatTAGTGGCCTCAGCAGATCCAAAAGCTACATACTCCAGCTAACAATTTCTATACCCTTCAGAGCATCAGTAGCTGACTTGATTTTATGTCCCAGTCCTTCTGAAGGTCAAAGCAGCAGATTGTCACTAGGTGGACCAAAGGGAAACTCAGCAAAGCAGCCTATATACAAGTGCATATGTAACCAATCCCAACTTATTGAAATTGCCTTTTTTTACTTCTAGAACAAAGTTCCTAGTTTTGTTCTCAGTTACTAAAAATAGGtttgattttatctttttccaaaataaactttgaaaacaTTACCTATAGCGGAAACTTGAGCCCTTACTGCAGAAAAGTGTTTTAGGCTTTGATTTGGGTTCTTCAGAGAGTCTAAAAAAGGCATGGTACTCAACACATGTCTTCCAGAAGGCTTTACAGGCATCCCTACTGGCCATGGTAAACTCCAGCGTGTCCTTATGCAACACCTGCACAATTCAGATAAGACATTGCTTCAGAATCCTTGAGAATCCCCTGCCCcctttcagtttcttctcctgtaaaGTGAGGGTATCCAACTAGATGGCTCATGTTCTTTCTAGGAAGGAAACATGAGCATCCTGACTCTTCCATTTCCTAGCTGCAGCTCCTTGGAAAGGCCCTTGCCCTCCCTGGATTTCAatgttctcatcagtaaaatgaggagtcTTTTCTGGCTTGAACATTTTAAGTCTCATAGAGTGGCAAGGATCAGGTGAGATGCAAGATTTGGAAGGACTTTGTAGACCAGAAAGTTCTATGCAAATGAAGGAATTCATCATAGTGGTATTTTATGGATGACACTGAGTTCAATAATTCAAACCAAGGGTAAAGGAATGTAATTCACTACCCAGGTAACCTTGTGTTGAAGGTTGTTACTGTTTAGTTTATACCAAAGCTTGTGATGGAATCAAAATTCTGATGtaccctcctcctttctttggaTAGGTaggggactatgggtatggaatgtgGAATACAGTGGAAGATGAAACAGTTAAGCAAAGCAGATAACCACCACAGGGCTGGGCTCACTGGGGGTGGGAGTGTCCTGGAATGACTGGGATATAAAAATGACAAACTCATTCTCTAAGTTGATTTGACCTCCCCCAGGGTATGTGTTCCCCTGGACCATCTGTAATTTCACTGGCTGACTCAGATGGTTGTTCATGGAAAGCACTTGTTAAGTTACTAAAATGTGAGCTGTTGCTATTTTCCTTGGATGAATACAATGGAACGTGGACCCACCTGCTTTGGAATTTCCCCACAGGAAAATCACCACTAGAGCGTTGGTTCTGACCATGAGAAATTACAGTCACCGGCTCATTACACCTTAGAAGTCAAAGAGGAGAGGGGCCAGGGATGGATGTATAAGCAAGGGGCCTGCCAACATTAGCATTTCCTGCTCCAACCATGTGTACTGGGTGTTTACAAAAGCATACTCAACTACCCAAATGAACAGAAACCAAACAACCACAGTTAGAAGTCACTTACCGAAATGTTCGCATGGAGTTTGATAAGAAAATGCTTTCTTTTAAAACTCAGTTTACGGATTTTAGCCCAGTTGAAAGTATTGATCTTTGTATTCCCCTAGAATGAAATATATTGAAGAGCTGTAGATATGTGTCAACACACCCATCCACAGCCAGATTATTGTTATTGTAACGGGCTTCTAAGTGGTCTAGTCCAGAGGtccccaaagtgggcaataccatCACCTGGGAGGGGGGTGATCCAGGACAGTAGTAGCCTTAGGTGCAACTGGGGagctaaataaaaataagggggaggtggaagcataaggaaagagaagaaaaaccatTTGAAAAACCATTAGTACATGTTTCATTGTTGTGTAACAGAGTacagttgtagtgattacattattttccaaataaacacacaaaatgcaagttataaccaacagtggtcaagtctgccaacaggtcttaacaagcaagtgtttgTTAAGCAAGCAGGTGAGTGAGCATGTCACACATTGTTAGGAAATCCAAAATGCATTGGCAGgaatgtaatgacttgtttacaatacaatactgtatggttacatgatgcaatattgcatcatcaaaatttaaatgcagaaaacccccacaaatttacaataaattattaaatttaagatgcatttttaaaaatatttttttgaaatgacacaaattaaaaaaaaaaaccattaaagggCTAAACAAAGTAGATTCCAGGGGcattaaataatttttgtaaggGGGCGGTAGGCCaagtaagtttgggaacctctagtCTTTCCCCCTTAGATCTATTTTGCAATTATTCTACATATGCTTATTACATGTTTACTTGTCTTACCTCATTAAGATCTAAGTCCCTTTAGAGTGGggaatgtttcattctttatactttttcccctagcacatagcaggcacttactGATTGATCGGTTGGTCCTTCATCTATCTGCCGAAATAAATTCTCTTCCTAAGACACAGCTTTGACCTCACTCACCTTCTCAAAAATTTCGTGCCTCTTTTGACTTTCCCGTTAGCTTCCAGCATCAGTCTTGAATCTGTTCTCTTTGCCCTAGGGCTTTCTCCAGCGCTTTGGAGAAAGCCCTAGGGCTTTCTCCAGCGCTTTGGAGATCATTTCTAGATTCACCTCAGATAGCTGCCTCTGGGTTCCTGGCCTCACCTTTGCCTGCTCCTTCCTGCTTACTGTCAGGCAGGCCTCTTGGGCCTCATAGGGCACAACTTCACCACTTACTATGTTGAGGGAGGGCCTTGAATCACATGCCACCCTCAGATGACTTCTTTTCAGCCAGTGATTGCCTGGACTCATTCCTCAATAGTTAACATACTCCCAGCTAACCCCATTCTTGTGATTCTGG is a window from the Notamacropus eugenii isolate mMacEug1 chromosome X, mMacEug1.pri_v2, whole genome shotgun sequence genome containing:
- the FRMD7 gene encoding FERM domain-containing protein 7 isoform X1, coding for MEKECFIWGALGKRKKARRKQKSSGKALFNLSCCHLNLAEKEYFGLEFRSQSGNNVWLELLKPITKQVKNPKEILFKFMVKFFPVDPGHLRDELTRYLFALQIKKDLAQGRLPCSDNCTALLVSHILQSELGDFHEETDRKHLEQNHYLPNQGGLDSKILHFHQRHIGKSPAESDIQLLDIARKLEMYGIRPHPASDGEGTQIHLAVAHMGVLVLRGNTKINTFNWAKIRKLSFKRKHFLIKLHANISVLHKDTLEFTMASRDACKAFWKTCVEYHAFFRLSEEPKSKPKTLFCSKGSSFRYSGRTQRQLLEYGKKGRLKSLPFERKHYLPQYHERQCRSSPDLLSDVAKQVEDLHLVYGRSVNGVHASEPMLDSRRRNSTVELTFAAEYERSKPEADPTFLHQSQSSSIFPFIYTKPDFSTDPEPDDFYRQKSPLNSFQTSSRLAEGNTSTSGNTRGVGPPRQQLTYTDLPYIPTVSQQVDITPPQVFFYVDQPPQVPRRSPAMTVLGKVAKRSPHDARRETFQHDFQELEEALARTSSGDSPNMAVEDDDRTLEDAFEYRVQEQTPKRSHSHSDMKTIRFPFGSEFQPLGPCPALSRKADFFTYMFSQQEFPEVLRSQSAAEQYLGSESSDSEPEMLHPDYYALYDKTVRSPMARIRLSSGSLQLDEADEEASFTTPAAQSGRTALKLRNYFLA
- the FRMD7 gene encoding FERM domain-containing protein 7 isoform X3, which translates into the protein MVKFFPVDPGHLRDELTRYLFALQIKKDLAQGRLPCSDNCTALLVSHILQSELGDFHEETDRKHLEQNHYLPNQGGLDSKILHFHQRHIGKSPAESDIQLLDIARKLEMYGIRPHPASDGEGTQIHLAVAHMGVLVLRGNTKINTFNWAKIRKLSFKRKHFLIKLHANISVLHKDTLEFTMASRDACKAFWKTCVEYHAFFRLSEEPKSKPKTLFCSKGSSFRYSGRTQRQLLEYGKKGRLKSLPFERKHYLPQYHERQCRSSPDLLSDVAKQVEDLHLVYGRSVNGVHASEPMLDSRRRNSTVELTFAAEYERSKPEADPTFLHQSQSSSIFPFIYTKPDFSTDPEPDDFYRQKSPLNSFQTSSRLAEGNTSTSGNTRGVGPPRQQLTYTDLPYIPTVSQQVDITPPQVFFYVDQPPQVPRRSPAMTVLGKVAKRSPHDARRETFQHDFQELEEALARTSSGDSPNMAVEDDDRTLEDAFEYRVQEQTPKRSHSHSDMKTIRFPFGSEFQPLGPCPALSRKADFFTYMFSQQEFPEVLRSQSAAEQYLGSESSDSEPEMLHPDYYALYDKTVRSPMARIRLSSGSLQLDEADEEASFTTPAAQSGRTALKLRNYFLA
- the FRMD7 gene encoding FERM domain-containing protein 7 isoform X2, which produces MEKECFIWGALGKRKKARRKQKSSGKALFNLSCCHLNLAEKEYFGLEFRSQSGNNVWLELLKPITKQVKMDPGHLRDELTRYLFALQIKKDLAQGRLPCSDNCTALLVSHILQSELGDFHEETDRKHLEQNHYLPNQGGLDSKILHFHQRHIGKSPAESDIQLLDIARKLEMYGIRPHPASDGEGTQIHLAVAHMGVLVLRGNTKINTFNWAKIRKLSFKRKHFLIKLHANISVLHKDTLEFTMASRDACKAFWKTCVEYHAFFRLSEEPKSKPKTLFCSKGSSFRYSGRTQRQLLEYGKKGRLKSLPFERKHYLPQYHERQCRSSPDLLSDVAKQVEDLHLVYGRSVNGVHASEPMLDSRRRNSTVELTFAAEYERSKPEADPTFLHQSQSSSIFPFIYTKPDFSTDPEPDDFYRQKSPLNSFQTSSRLAEGNTSTSGNTRGVGPPRQQLTYTDLPYIPTVSQQVDITPPQVFFYVDQPPQVPRRSPAMTVLGKVAKRSPHDARRETFQHDFQELEEALARTSSGDSPNMAVEDDDRTLEDAFEYRVQEQTPKRSHSHSDMKTIRFPFGSEFQPLGPCPALSRKADFFTYMFSQQEFPEVLRSQSAAEQYLGSESSDSEPEMLHPDYYALYDKTVRSPMARIRLSSGSLQLDEADEEASFTTPAAQSGRTALKLRNYFLA